Proteins encoded by one window of Methanobacterium sp.:
- a CDS encoding 4Fe-4S binding protein — protein MAKVVIDYEKCDGADCGECADVCSMEVLVLEGDKIEIKCTEECSLCEVCTDVCPKDAIKLENS, from the coding sequence ATGGCTAAAGTTGTAATAGATTATGAAAAATGCGATGGTGCAGATTGTGGAGAATGTGCAGATGTTTGCTCAATGGAAGTCCTTGTACTTGAAGGAGATAAAATTGAAATAAAATGCACCGAAGAGTGCAGTTTATGCGAAGTTTGCACTGATGTATGTCCAAAAGATGCCATAAAACTTGAAAATAGTTAA
- a CDS encoding nitrogenase subunit alpha: MPFKLFEVDKEIPDREQFIYIKDSADPKEHIPKCNTTTIPGCMTERGCAFAGVKGVITGAVKDVVHVVHSPVGCTTYGCGSKRYPTSPDLPDGSKVPVDQFNLKYIMGTDLKESDVVFGGIKKLRQSILEAAKEFPFVNAIYTYATCTTGLIGDDMDAVAKELSEELGKDVVAFNAPGFSGPTQSKGHHVGNLTLFNRLVGTKEPPETTPYDINLIGEYNIDGDIWVLQKYFDEMGINILSKFTGDCSHDEICWMHRAKLSLVRCQRSATYIADLIEEKYGVPYMKVDFFGPKYCAENLRAVAKYFGKEAEAEKVIESRMKKIQPKLDFYKEKLQGKKVWVFSGGPKNWHLPEPLKEHLGMETVAVSTMFEHEDGYEKIKDRVDEGTVIFDDPNSLELEEIIEVYKPDIILSGIKEKYIAHKFGVPCVLIHSYENGPYIGFEGFINLAQDIYAAIYNPVWNMLEFEEDIEEVESEEQIG; this comes from the coding sequence ATGCCCTTTAAACTTTTTGAAGTTGATAAAGAGATTCCAGATAGAGAACAATTTATTTACATAAAAGATTCAGCGGATCCAAAAGAACATATCCCTAAATGTAATACAACAACCATTCCGGGGTGTATGACCGAACGTGGATGTGCATTTGCAGGAGTTAAAGGGGTAATTACTGGAGCTGTAAAAGACGTTGTCCATGTAGTACATTCGCCAGTAGGATGTACCACATATGGTTGTGGAAGTAAAAGATATCCTACATCTCCTGATCTTCCAGATGGGAGTAAAGTTCCAGTAGATCAGTTTAACCTGAAATATATTATGGGTACAGACCTTAAAGAATCAGATGTGGTTTTTGGGGGAATAAAAAAACTCAGACAATCAATTCTAGAAGCAGCTAAAGAATTTCCATTTGTAAATGCTATTTATACCTATGCAACATGTACTACTGGGCTTATAGGGGATGATATGGATGCTGTTGCAAAAGAATTATCTGAAGAATTAGGTAAAGATGTTGTAGCATTCAATGCTCCAGGATTTTCAGGACCTACTCAATCAAAGGGGCACCATGTTGGAAACCTGACACTATTCAACCGCCTTGTAGGTACAAAAGAACCTCCAGAAACAACACCTTACGATATTAATCTTATAGGTGAGTACAACATAGATGGAGACATTTGGGTCCTACAAAAATACTTTGACGAGATGGGAATAAATATCCTCTCTAAATTCACTGGAGATTGCAGCCACGATGAGATATGCTGGATGCACAGGGCTAAATTAAGTTTAGTAAGATGCCAGCGGTCAGCAACATACATTGCAGATCTTATTGAAGAAAAATATGGTGTTCCATACATGAAAGTGGACTTTTTTGGTCCCAAATACTGTGCAGAAAACTTAAGGGCTGTAGCAAAATATTTCGGCAAGGAAGCAGAAGCTGAAAAAGTTATAGAAAGTAGAATGAAAAAAATACAACCTAAATTAGATTTCTACAAAGAAAAACTCCAGGGAAAGAAAGTATGGGTATTTTCTGGAGGACCTAAAAACTGGCACCTTCCTGAACCATTAAAAGAACACCTTGGAATGGAAACAGTAGCAGTATCAACAATGTTTGAGCACGAAGATGGATATGAAAAAATTAAAGATAGAGTGGATGAAGGAACGGTCATATTTGATGATCCAAATTCACTTGAACTTGAAGAAATCATTGAAGTTTATAAGCCAGATATAATCCTTTCAGGTATAAAAGAGAAATATATAGCTCATAAATTTGGAGTACCATGCGTTTTAATCCATTCATACGAAAACGGACCTTATATAGGTTTTGAAGGATTTATAAACCTGGCTCAGGATATATATGCGGCCATCTATAATCCTGTGTGGAATATGCTGGAATTTGAAGAAGATATAGAAGAAGTCGAAAGTGAGGAGCAGATAGGATGA
- a CDS encoding nitrogenase component 1 — protein MSCANVIKKERTSVINPLVTCQPMGAMYAVAGIRRGLPLVHGSQGCSTFVRYSFSRHFREPSEIAVTSLHEDAAVFGGRKNLISGIGNLAIRFKPNLIGAISTCSSEIIGDDMEGFIKVAKEEMKQRMGEKEAEKVKIVPISTPSFVETHFKGYDNAIKALVDNLAEDPSESNEKVNIIPGMVNPGDIREIKHILSLMGAEGIILTDISDPFDSPLRPSTTEMKPFYPKGGTIVEEIADTSNSLGTISLCGYAGSGATSLEKKYDVPAAVGPIPIGVQNTDQFMRNLKKFTGLEIPDTILDERGLLIDSMADLASRYLFGRKVAIFGDPSITSGIARFVCELGMVPSVVCTGVESREFVEEMKKVAKESDGPVDVLIRSDLRDLETHLEEDPVDIMIGHSDGRLFAKALDIPLIRVGYPVYDRVGYHRVPIVGYNGGINLIDRITNTVFEKYYDAEHWKLQQ, from the coding sequence ATGAGCTGTGCAAATGTAATTAAAAAAGAGAGAACTTCTGTAATCAACCCTCTTGTAACATGTCAACCAATGGGAGCAATGTATGCAGTTGCAGGAATAAGAAGAGGGCTTCCATTAGTCCACGGTTCCCAGGGATGCTCCACATTTGTGAGGTACTCCTTCTCACGTCACTTCCGTGAACCATCAGAAATTGCTGTGACATCACTCCACGAAGATGCAGCTGTTTTTGGTGGAAGAAAAAACCTCATATCTGGTATTGGAAATCTCGCAATAAGGTTCAAACCAAATTTAATTGGAGCCATCAGTACATGTTCAAGTGAAATTATTGGAGATGACATGGAGGGTTTCATTAAAGTGGCAAAGGAAGAAATGAAACAGAGGATGGGAGAAAAAGAGGCAGAAAAAGTAAAAATAGTGCCAATAAGCACTCCAAGTTTTGTTGAAACCCACTTCAAAGGCTACGACAATGCAATTAAAGCTCTGGTTGATAATTTGGCTGAAGATCCAAGTGAATCTAACGAAAAAGTCAATATAATTCCGGGAATGGTAAATCCTGGAGATATAAGAGAAATAAAGCATATTCTAAGCTTAATGGGTGCTGAAGGCATCATCTTAACTGATATTTCAGATCCATTTGATTCACCACTTAGACCATCTACAACCGAAATGAAACCATTTTATCCAAAAGGAGGAACTATTGTAGAAGAAATTGCTGATACTTCAAATAGTCTTGGTACAATCTCTTTGTGTGGATATGCAGGCTCTGGTGCTACATCACTCGAGAAAAAATATGATGTTCCAGCAGCTGTTGGCCCAATACCTATCGGGGTTCAAAACACTGACCAGTTCATGAGAAACTTAAAAAAATTCACTGGATTAGAGATTCCAGACACAATCCTGGATGAAAGAGGACTGCTTATTGATTCCATGGCAGATTTAGCATCAAGATATCTGTTTGGACGAAAAGTTGCAATATTTGGAGATCCATCAATAACTTCTGGAATTGCCAGATTTGTATGTGAACTTGGAATGGTTCCTTCAGTAGTCTGTACTGGTGTTGAAAGCAGGGAATTCGTTGAAGAGATGAAAAAAGTTGCTAAAGAATCAGATGGTCCTGTAGATGTACTGATAAGAAGTGATTTAAGAGATTTAGAAACACATCTAGAAGAAGATCCTGTGGACATCATGATTGGCCATTCTGATGGAAGATTATTCGCTAAAGCACTAGATATTCCACTTATAAGAGTAGGATATCCTGTATATGACAGAGTAGGGTATCATAGAGTTCCTATAGTGGGTTACAATGGTGGAATAAATCTCATAGACAGAATAACAAATACGGTCTTTGAAAAATACTATGATGCTGAACACTGGAAGCTTCAGCAGTAA
- the nifN gene encoding nitrogenase iron-molybdenum cofactor biosynthesis protein NifN, giving the protein MQNNTMSLKTENQCVTDKKFAVINPCKMCQPMGAVQALLGVKGAMPLIHGSQGCSTYMRFQLCRHFREPINVSSTSMSEGTVVYGGEGNLLKALNTIWKEYNPELIGVTSSCLTETIGDDMSLIIKKFKNSHPDEDLPPIVPISTPSYSGSHVDGYDKAVKSLVENLAHPEENNHKINVIPGMISPADIMAIKDILKELDMESIFITDTSESLNSPLTDDVSFLPGEGTKVDEIRESANSIATISLSKHADSAGAFLQKKCGVKSISGPLPVGVRNTDQFIDYITKRRSIEVPESIQRDRGKIIDAIVDAHPYNYSRKVALYGDPDVVTGLSRFVCELGMIPSVVCTGVQSSRFVEDMEKIAKENNVSPVVLAGCDLYDLHQQVKCQDIELLIGNSYGARIAEAENIPILRMGFPVYDRLGAQRISILGYKAGIQMVDTITNIMLENYYDESGHEIMEF; this is encoded by the coding sequence ATGCAAAATAATACAATGAGTCTAAAAACAGAAAATCAGTGTGTTACAGATAAGAAATTTGCAGTTATAAATCCCTGTAAAATGTGCCAGCCAATGGGGGCTGTTCAGGCACTTTTAGGTGTAAAAGGAGCAATGCCCCTTATTCATGGTTCTCAAGGGTGCAGTACATACATGAGATTTCAGCTCTGCAGACATTTCAGAGAGCCGATTAATGTCTCATCAACATCAATGAGTGAAGGAACAGTGGTTTACGGTGGTGAAGGCAATCTTTTAAAAGCACTTAATACGATCTGGAAGGAATACAACCCAGAATTAATAGGTGTCACCTCAAGTTGCCTCACTGAAACAATAGGGGATGATATGTCTCTTATTATAAAAAAATTCAAAAATTCACATCCTGATGAAGATTTACCACCAATAGTGCCAATCAGCACTCCCAGCTATTCCGGCTCACATGTTGATGGATATGATAAAGCAGTTAAATCATTAGTTGAAAATTTAGCACATCCTGAAGAAAATAATCATAAAATAAATGTTATACCTGGAATGATATCACCTGCAGATATAATGGCAATTAAGGATATTTTAAAAGAACTTGATATGGAAAGTATTTTCATCACAGATACATCTGAATCCCTCAACTCCCCTCTAACTGATGATGTATCATTTTTGCCGGGTGAAGGTACTAAAGTAGATGAAATAAGAGAATCTGCTAATTCCATAGCTACAATATCCTTAAGTAAACATGCCGATTCTGCAGGTGCATTCCTTCAAAAAAAATGTGGAGTTAAATCAATATCTGGTCCTCTTCCAGTAGGTGTACGGAACACGGACCAATTTATAGATTATATCACCAAAAGGAGGAGTATTGAAGTTCCAGAATCAATACAGAGGGATAGGGGGAAAATTATTGACGCCATAGTTGATGCCCATCCCTACAATTATTCCAGAAAAGTAGCATTGTATGGAGATCCTGATGTAGTAACTGGTTTGTCACGTTTTGTATGTGAACTTGGAATGATCCCTTCAGTAGTCTGCACTGGAGTTCAAAGCAGCAGATTTGTTGAAGATATGGAAAAAATTGCGAAAGAAAATAATGTTTCTCCAGTAGTTTTAGCTGGATGTGATTTATACGATTTGCATCAGCAAGTAAAATGCCAAGACATAGAGCTACTTATAGGAAATTCTTATGGTGCAAGAATAGCAGAAGCAGAAAATATTCCTATTTTAAGGATGGGATTCCCAGTTTATGATAGATTAGGGGCCCAAAGAATAAGTATTCTTGGCTACAAAGCAGGGATTCAAATGGTTGACACAATTACAAATATAATGCTTGAAAATTACTATGACGAATCAGGTCACGAGATTATGGAGTTTTAA
- a CDS encoding NifB/NifX family molybdenum-iron cluster-binding protein has protein sequence MKIAVATSDGKNVDLHFGSAEIFLIFEIEENNVNFLELREKPRVQINEHSDRWTVSLKPLKDCDAVFCSRIGDEPKESLQSKGIGILESQKSIKEAIKDYIE, from the coding sequence ATGAAGATAGCAGTTGCAACAAGTGATGGAAAAAATGTAGATTTGCACTTTGGAAGTGCAGAGATTTTTCTAATCTTTGAAATAGAAGAAAATAACGTAAATTTTTTAGAACTCAGAGAAAAACCAAGGGTACAAATAAATGAACATTCAGACAGATGGACTGTATCTTTAAAACCCCTAAAAGACTGTGATGCTGTTTTTTGCAGTAGAATTGGAGATGAACCTAAAGAATCTCTTCAAAGTAAAGGTATAGGAATACTTGAATCTCAAAAGTCCATTAAAGAAGCGATTAAAGATTATATTGAATAA
- the nifE gene encoding nitrogenase iron-molybdenum cofactor biosynthesis protein NifE, translating into MGHIQKNKPKSHLSLQNIQNAGTNEINIDVPDSIIKTLEARKNHICIKKGDNSNPSCNKASIPGTVTQRSCVYGGARVVLMPITDAIHLVHGPIGCASCTWDIRGSRSSSDDLYKNGFSTNLEEKDIVFGGEKKLLETIIELNKLYNPAAVFVYATCVVGLIGDDLKSVARKAERLTKCRVIPVQSEGFRAVNKSLGHQLACDAMLDYLIGTDEPETITKYDINIVGEFNVAGDLWGIKPLFEKIGVNVSCAITGDSKVEDIARAHRAKLNVVQCQKSSNHLAMEMEKKYGIPFLKVNFFGIEETSNSLRDVAQFFNNPEMIRKTEELIKSETERLRAEIIKYKERLAGKRVAVYVGGNKAWSLIKAFEEIEMEVIMTGTQNGLLEDYERIRETVKDGTLVVDDANSMELARLLKKYRPDLIVSGAKEKYLSLKLGIPFCDFNHDRITSFAGFQGFINFAKEVDRAVSSPVWNLTPKNYSGVKENAK; encoded by the coding sequence ATGGGACATATTCAAAAAAATAAGCCTAAAAGCCATTTATCTCTCCAAAACATCCAGAATGCAGGGACAAATGAAATAAATATTGATGTCCCTGATTCTATCATTAAAACCCTTGAAGCACGTAAAAATCATATATGCATTAAAAAAGGCGATAATTCAAACCCCTCATGCAATAAAGCCTCAATTCCAGGTACAGTTACACAAAGATCATGCGTATATGGGGGTGCAAGAGTAGTTCTCATGCCCATAACCGATGCAATTCACTTGGTACACGGCCCGATAGGCTGTGCTTCATGTACATGGGATATAAGGGGCAGCAGATCATCCTCTGATGATCTATATAAAAACGGGTTTTCAACAAATCTAGAGGAAAAAGACATAGTATTTGGAGGAGAAAAGAAACTTCTTGAAACTATAATCGAATTAAACAAATTATATAATCCTGCAGCAGTATTCGTATATGCTACATGTGTTGTTGGATTAATAGGAGATGATTTAAAAAGTGTTGCAAGAAAAGCTGAAAGATTAACTAAATGTAGAGTCATCCCTGTCCAATCAGAAGGATTCAGGGCTGTAAATAAATCCCTTGGTCACCAGCTTGCCTGCGATGCAATGCTGGACTATTTAATTGGAACAGATGAGCCTGAAACCATAACAAAATATGATATTAATATTGTAGGAGAATTCAATGTTGCAGGAGATCTCTGGGGCATTAAACCTCTATTTGAAAAGATAGGGGTGAATGTAAGTTGTGCAATTACCGGCGATTCTAAAGTAGAAGACATAGCAAGAGCGCACAGAGCAAAATTAAATGTTGTTCAATGCCAGAAATCTTCCAATCACCTTGCAATGGAAATGGAGAAAAAATATGGAATACCCTTTCTAAAGGTAAACTTCTTTGGAATAGAAGAAACTTCAAATTCCCTAAGAGATGTTGCACAATTTTTCAATAATCCTGAAATGATTAGGAAGACTGAAGAACTTATAAAATCTGAAACTGAAAGATTAAGAGCTGAAATCATCAAATACAAAGAAAGGTTAGCTGGAAAAAGAGTAGCAGTTTATGTGGGCGGTAATAAAGCATGGTCATTAATTAAGGCTTTTGAAGAGATTGAAATGGAAGTTATAATGACAGGAACTCAAAATGGACTTCTTGAAGACTATGAAAGAATTAGAGAAACAGTTAAAGATGGTACACTTGTGGTGGATGATGCAAATTCAATGGAACTTGCACGGCTTCTAAAAAAATACAGGCCAGATTTAATAGTATCTGGAGCAAAGGAGAAATATTTATCATTAAAACTCGGAATACCATTTTGTGACTTTAATCATGACAGAATAACATCCTTTGCAGGATTTCAAGGATTCATAAACTTTGCAAAAGAAGTAGATCGAGCTGTATCCAGTCCGGTGTGGAATTTAACACCTAAAAATTACAGTGGAGTAAAAGAAAATGCAAAATAA
- a CDS encoding molybdopterin-dependent oxidoreductase, translating to MKTIVTACTRDCPGACSVIAHVENGKVVKLTGNKEHDFTAGLLCGSTKNYLKDHFYSSKRILNPLKKVNEEWKRISWDEALDIAAFKLKEVKEEYGSTSILYYQGFGARTALRIINRRFFNAFGGVSTLYGTVCGGIGQAGQELDFGERISHDPFDHLNSKNIIIWGRNPAVTDIHLWRILKEARKNGNKLIVIDPVKTDTAKRADLFYQPSPGSDAFLAMALSKILFQENLIDSDFIYNHSKNFEEYKKIIDRFSLDYLRKKCDISINGLEELARIYADGPSSIILGWGMHRYLKGHQTFRMIDALAAISGNIGISGGGVSQGFEEFGYFDNSLEGAELRDESRKLPMPTIGKAIFESKDPEIKLIFISAGNPVAMSPNSKKVKKAFESVDFIIAVDHVLNDTTELADLFLPATTFLEDEDLLGSYGSNWITPINPAVEPLGKTRSELWIFQQLARRLGFEDKMEGTPKEWLSKLAEPLINQGFSLEDLQKAPIRVPSAPKTPYETKKFKTPSGKFEFIKEFEHEDNFNREFPLRLISVMPKKWILSGIPENEHKNGILELQVHPDVLKEMNINDGDEALLESSVGRLIVKLIGNEEIRKDYVLAQNGGWLKYNKCVNVLTKDMISELGNGTPYNETFVRLRNIN from the coding sequence TTGAAAACAATAGTTACAGCTTGTACCCGTGATTGCCCTGGCGCATGTAGTGTTATTGCCCATGTAGAAAATGGTAAAGTGGTTAAATTAACAGGAAACAAAGAACATGATTTTACAGCAGGACTTTTATGTGGTAGTACAAAAAATTACCTTAAAGATCACTTTTATAGTTCAAAAAGAATATTAAATCCTCTTAAAAAGGTAAATGAAGAATGGAAGAGAATAAGTTGGGATGAAGCTCTTGATATTGCAGCATTTAAACTTAAAGAAGTAAAAGAAGAATATGGGAGCACATCTATTCTTTACTATCAGGGCTTTGGAGCTCGTACAGCACTTAGAATTATCAACCGAAGATTCTTCAACGCATTTGGAGGAGTTTCAACTCTCTATGGTACGGTCTGTGGAGGAATTGGCCAGGCAGGTCAGGAACTTGATTTTGGAGAAAGAATTTCTCACGATCCGTTTGATCATTTAAACAGTAAGAATATAATCATTTGGGGCAGAAATCCAGCAGTAACAGATATTCATCTATGGAGAATACTTAAAGAAGCAAGGAAGAATGGAAATAAACTTATTGTAATAGATCCAGTTAAAACAGACACTGCAAAAAGAGCGGATTTATTTTATCAGCCGTCTCCAGGCTCAGATGCGTTTCTTGCAATGGCATTATCTAAAATTCTATTTCAGGAGAACCTCATAGATTCTGATTTTATATATAACCACAGTAAAAACTTCGAAGAATACAAAAAGATTATTGATAGATTTTCTTTAGATTATCTTAGAAAAAAATGCGATATTTCAATAAATGGACTTGAAGAACTGGCACGAATCTATGCTGATGGCCCGAGCAGCATAATTTTAGGTTGGGGAATGCATAGATATTTGAAGGGTCATCAAACATTTCGAATGATCGATGCACTTGCTGCAATTTCTGGAAATATTGGTATTTCTGGTGGGGGGGTTAGCCAGGGGTTTGAAGAATTTGGATATTTTGATAATTCTCTTGAAGGAGCAGAACTTAGAGATGAATCAAGAAAACTACCAATGCCAACAATTGGTAAGGCTATTTTTGAATCGAAAGATCCAGAGATTAAACTAATTTTTATAAGTGCAGGCAATCCTGTTGCTATGAGTCCGAATTCAAAAAAGGTCAAAAAAGCATTTGAAAGTGTTGATTTTATAATCGCAGTTGATCATGTTTTGAATGATACAACAGAACTTGCAGATTTATTTTTACCAGCAACAACATTCCTTGAAGATGAAGATCTTCTTGGAAGTTATGGAAGTAATTGGATTACCCCAATAAACCCTGCTGTAGAACCCCTTGGTAAAACCCGATCTGAATTGTGGATATTCCAACAGTTAGCTCGAAGACTTGGATTTGAAGATAAAATGGAGGGAACCCCAAAAGAATGGCTTTCAAAACTTGCTGAACCATTAATAAATCAAGGTTTTTCACTTGAAGATCTTCAAAAAGCACCAATTAGAGTACCTTCAGCTCCAAAAACACCTTATGAAACTAAAAAATTTAAAACTCCTTCAGGTAAATTTGAATTCATTAAAGAATTTGAGCATGAAGATAATTTTAATAGAGAATTTCCACTTAGATTAATCTCAGTAATGCCTAAAAAGTGGATATTATCTGGGATTCCGGAAAATGAACATAAAAATGGTATTTTGGAACTTCAAGTGCATCCTGATGTTTTAAAAGAGATGAATATCAATGATGGGGATGAAGCATTGCTTGAATCTTCTGTTGGGCGTCTTATTGTTAAATTAATTGGAAATGAAGAAATTAGAAAAGATTATGTCCTTGCACAAAATGGGGGATGGTTAAAATACAATAAATGCGTTAATGTTTTAACAAAAGACATGATCAGTGAGCTTGGAAATGGAACACCTTATAATGAAACATTTGTAAGACTTAGAAATATTAATTAA
- a CDS encoding P-II family nitrogen regulator — MKMIRAIVRPDKAEEVVDSLAEAGYVALTKMDVIGRGKQKGIQIDKIYYDELPKTMLLLVAEEENTDKIISIINESAFTGSFGDGKIFVSPVDEAYTVRTRSAGL, encoded by the coding sequence ATGAAAATGATAAGAGCAATTGTACGCCCAGATAAAGCAGAAGAAGTTGTAGATTCCTTAGCAGAGGCAGGATATGTTGCACTTACAAAAATGGATGTCATTGGAAGAGGTAAGCAAAAGGGAATTCAAATAGATAAAATTTATTATGATGAATTACCCAAAACAATGCTTCTTTTGGTTGCAGAAGAGGAAAATACTGATAAAATCATCAGTATAATAAATGAATCTGCATTTACAGGAAGCTTTGGTGATGGGAAAATATTTGTAAGCCCTGTTGATGAAGCATACACAGTCAGGACAAGATCTGCAGGATTATAA
- a CDS encoding P-II family nitrogen regulator, whose product MKEIIAIIRPNKMAQTKEVLSALGFPAMTAYRVMGRGRQKAIIGEVSFDINKPELLEEEGTMRYVPKRLISLVVPDEDASLVVEAIMRVNQTGQIGDGKLFVCPIDDAIRVRTDERGEEAII is encoded by the coding sequence ATGAAAGAAATAATAGCAATTATACGCCCAAATAAGATGGCTCAAACAAAAGAAGTTTTAAGTGCCCTTGGATTCCCTGCAATGACTGCATACAGGGTCATGGGACGAGGAAGGCAAAAAGCAATAATTGGAGAGGTATCCTTTGATATTAATAAGCCAGAACTCCTTGAAGAAGAGGGGACAATGAGATATGTGCCAAAAAGACTTATATCATTAGTTGTGCCTGATGAAGACGCTTCTCTTGTAGTTGAAGCTATAATGAGGGTTAATCAAACCGGACAAATAGGCGATGGAAAATTATTCGTTTGCCCAATAGATGATGCAATAAGGGTAAGAACAGATGAACGCGGAGAAGAAGCAATAATATAA
- the nifH gene encoding nitrogenase iron protein: protein MVRKVAIYGKGGIGKSTTQQNTAAAMAHFHEKKVMIHGCDPKADSTRLILGGKMQTTMMDTLREEGEEACTPENVVEIGYEGIKCCESGGPEPGVGCAGRGVITAISLMEMYGEYEKDLDFVFFDVLGDVVCGGFAMPVRDGKAEEIYIVASGEMMALYAANNICIGMVKYAEQSGVRLGGIICNSRNVDGERELLEEFCEKIGTQMIHFVPRDNIVQKAEFNKKSVIEFDESCNQAEEYKTLADKIINNENFVIPKPMTMEELEELVVKYGLVD, encoded by the coding sequence ATGGTAAGAAAAGTAGCTATTTATGGAAAAGGTGGAATTGGAAAATCCACAACCCAGCAGAACACAGCAGCCGCAATGGCACACTTTCATGAGAAAAAAGTCATGATCCACGGTTGCGACCCAAAAGCAGACAGCACTCGTCTGATATTGGGAGGTAAAATGCAAACCACCATGATGGACACACTAAGGGAAGAAGGAGAAGAAGCATGTACTCCTGAAAACGTCGTGGAAATTGGATATGAGGGAATTAAATGTTGTGAATCTGGTGGACCAGAACCTGGTGTCGGATGTGCTGGAAGAGGTGTAATTACTGCAATTTCCTTAATGGAAATGTATGGGGAATATGAAAAAGATTTAGACTTTGTATTCTTCGATGTTTTAGGGGACGTAGTATGTGGTGGTTTTGCGATGCCTGTGAGGGACGGTAAAGCCGAAGAAATTTATATTGTGGCATCAGGTGAGATGATGGCACTTTACGCGGCAAACAATATCTGTATAGGTATGGTAAAATATGCTGAACAAAGTGGAGTAAGACTTGGAGGAATAATCTGTAACAGTCGAAATGTTGATGGTGAAAGAGAGTTACTTGAGGAATTCTGTGAAAAAATTGGCACTCAAATGATTCACTTTGTTCCAAGAGATAATATAGTTCAAAAAGCAGAATTCAACAAAAAATCTGTAATTGAATTTGATGAAAGCTGTAATCAAGCTGAAGAGTACAAAACACTGGCCGATAAAATAATCAACAATGAAAATTTCGTTATTCCTAAACCAATGACAATGGAAGAACTGGAAGAACTGGTTGTAAAGTATGGGTTAGTTGATTAA